In Carassius auratus strain Wakin chromosome 20, ASM336829v1, whole genome shotgun sequence, the genomic stretch GCCAAGACGATGATATCTCAATgggtacacatatatatatatatacatttgttttaaaaaccCATTAATGGATATTAAGATAACTGatcattttataaatttgtaattatttgtaaacaTGTTACTGCTTACTAAtcaatttctgtgatttttacaGCTCaatcaaacatttcaaaactgGATCTACAGAGTTTATGTTGATAGTGTCAGGTAGGAttcttttttaagtttaaagtgtaaataaacatctctttttttaattatgaatatttGCAATCATACTCTCATCCCTTTTTCAGTCTCCAACCTAGCACTGTTCTCTCAAGGGCCACAGATATACGGTAAAACATTTGCAGACTGTAACTATTTTGTAACCTTGTAATAGTGACTATGTGTCACAATATTTGGTTTTCTGATGTCTAAAAGATATGATGTGATGTTGCATTCTTCTCAGCCAAACCTACATGGCCCTGCTGGTGTATAAGAATACCACAGATGTAAGTCTGGCAGAAGCAGAGATTGAGGACATATTGAGAAGTGCCCCTGCAATCGGCAATGGCTTGATATTGGACGGTGTGACTGTGAACTTAATGGGTATGGCATGCTCCATATTGTTCAATTTCAGTAGCCCTGTACTTGTAAATGGCTAAAGAAAAAGCATTCATGTAAACCCTTACTAATTATTGTGATCccattattaaaatatgatatgGTCTTTTTCTTGAATGCTGATACCTTGCAGCATCAAGCAAGCAGGTTTTAGTTGGCAAAGTCATAATGTGaatttaaacatgttttcaagGATCATTCATGTCTTAAGAGTAAAACTTTTGAATGTATTCAGTACACGTTATAAGGAAGGATGGACATTTTCAGAAGCATGGCTCctctttaaagaaacatttagaaGTGAATCCTTTTAATTtagtttctgtgtttgttttaccTCAGAAAACTGCCAGGCCGAGGAGTTCCCATTCCACTACAGATGGCCAGAGAGCAGACCCACTGTCACCCAGTACGTCccctgtttcccttacaaagaGCAAAACGCATCCAGGACTTGGTGAGTAAATGCTGATAGCTTCTGATCTAGATGCAaatgggaattaattattaattgaagtAGTTACAAGCAGTGATCATATTGTAGCCGACGTGTTAAAACAAAAAGTCTATTAAATTCTTTGCGTTTGTTTTTTCCACTCTTTAGTATGATTAGCCAGTATAATTATACATCATATTGGACCCTCCCGGACCGTGGAAACTGCACTAACATAACAAGCATTTCAGTTTCACAAGGTAGGTTCTGATCCACACTGCACACATTCCTCTGAAATCGAAACCAAATTGAATCATTCTTATTTTGAATCCGTTCAGAGAATGCTATGGAAGTGGCTGTGCAGCTCGCTGACATCAGCAATAATGAGCTCTCTAACGAGGAGGTGACACAGGTTGTCTTCAAGGTCAATGAGCTTGTGAACGTAGCCAAAATCAACGCCACCCTGGCCAGCACTGTGGTCACTATCATATCCAATGTCATGATCAGCTCAAAGGCCGCTCAAAAGGAATCCTCAGACACGTATGTGATATTACCTGTATTTATGGTTTTAAATGGCAACATATGCTTCAATATAACAGTATTCTCAGTACATTTGATTTGAAAACaaagcattacatttttacaCTATATTGCTTGAATCTCTCAGAAATGTCTGAATATTGCCGTCCAAATGTTTTCAGTTTCAGTGAAGGGCCTTCTTGTGTGTTCAGTCTGGAAGTTTTGTAATCTTCTCATTTGAGCCTCTTGTTTTTGTATCGACATGATCAGAGCTCTCAGAGCAGTGGATAAAATGGTACAGAAGATTGAGTTCGATGGACCCTTACTAACCATCTCATCCAAAAATCTGGCTGTTGGAGTTTCTGCTCTAAACATCAGCAATTTCAACGGGACCACTTTCAGTGCATTTATAGCCACAAACACAACGGAGCCTCAGGTAAACGTCCATCAAAAAATGTTCACCTCTCTGCTACATGTCTTTTGATGTGAAATTTGAAATGTCTTTATACaagggtgtttttttattttatttgttttgtttgatggGGTCTATTTCTGGTTATGCGTGTATATTTGAACATGTACTGCACGCAAAATTTGCTTAAGACTTCCTCAGGAAGGCTGCCCGAACATTTTAGCTGTAATTTTGGCTGCCCAAACATTTTAGCAGGACAGTTTTAAAGTAATCTTTAGCAATTAAAGCAGTGTAATGAGAGGTGACGTGTATGGTCCGTGCCCAGAGGTTGCACCCATTGATTAAGAGCCAACGTTTCCTGGAAAGTAGTGGGAGGAAAAAGCAACATGGTACAGTTTGAGAGTGACTCAGACAATGACACATTTCTCTCTTCTCTGGGCATGAGTGTCAGAATGTATATTTTTGCAAGTATTTAagtgtattttctgtatttttagcaTACTCaagtttaaattgttatttttttgggcCATTTTGTACGTTTATAGTCGAAGTTGAACTCAATCATTGAAACTATTTAAGGGATtttcaagaataaaaaaatacaaattagcttaCCAACAGTTTAGATTATCCCGTTTAGATCCCATTTCAGTGCAGTCTTAAGTTAACCAATTTTACATCTCCAAGAATGCATCATTGATTCTTCAACCTGAGTCTACCTGGATTCATTACCACTTAATTCTGGCAGAGGGCGCCGTAACCTCTACAAATGCAGTTACAACATAGCTCTTATACCCTTAATACACACATTGTCATATAATATAAGTCACTTTTTCTCCTCAGATTGATTTTGAGTCAGAAGCCCAGAATGCTTTGGCTGTGGTCACTCTGCCTCCAACACTACTGCAGAACTTGAGTAATTCACTGAAAGTGTCCAGAATAAACTTCATGTTCTTCAGCAAGACAGGACTCTTTCAGGTGAGAATGAACCagctttttatattgtatatttttatctaaattaattattCTCATAAAAAAAAGCTCTATTTATAGGACTGTAAAACAATGTAATATTGACAATTCTCATTGATATTTTTGTTAATAGCACTTTGGATCATTCATGGTACGGTAATGAATCTCTGGATGTTTTCTATGTGCTGAGTAAACTAACTTCTCCGAATAAACTTTAAATTGTGCATTAAACTGCGtaacacactaccattcagaCTTATTTGGggtcaagattttttttaaagaaatgaatcattttattaagcaagaatgtgttaaattgatcaaaggttagtcttttgcattattactaaatattgatatttttaataaaagctgttcttttaaaacatattttttaaagaatactgaaaaagtCTATTACGGTTTCCTAAGCACCTATATTAGACTTATTTCTGAAataccatgtgacactgaagactggagtgaccATCACAGaagtaaatgacattttaaaatgtaataaatcagctctttttaattataataatatttaactgtttttattccACTGTGATCAAAAAAAAGCAACCTTGATACGATTATTAAAACTTAGTaaagaaatattgaaaaaatcaTTCCCAAACATGTGAACTGTATGTGGTGGATTTTAATTAACGTGTATCTAACGATATGTTTCTTATTCCTTGAATGCATCTTTGGTCACTTACTAATAGCTAACAAAAGTGAAATATTCTGCCCATACTTACAAAACTTGAGGTATAATTTGTATGTGCCTGACTCTCCCTAAAACTAAGACGAGCAGATTTGCCCTGACAATCTGTTTCATGTCTTTACAGGATCAGCAAAGTAACGGCATGTCCTTGAACAGCTATGTGGTGGCTAGCAGTGTTGGCAACTTCACAATCAAAAACCTGCAGGATCCTGTCAGAATAGAGATTGCCCATCTGGAGTACCAGGTATTCAGCTTTTTTGATTTATTGAAAATGTGATTTACTGTAGTACCAGTTTTggttactgtttgttttttttgaagaAACTAGGGTTTCAGTGATATATTTTGGGGAGTAATTACAGTAGCCcttcattttattagtttaacCTTCCCATCAGTGAGCTTTCAAACCAGTCATTTtcttccaaaaaatgatttgtcCAAGCTAACTGGAACAATGGTGTCTAACACATGttaatgtgtctgtctgtcctccAGAGAGATCCAAAGCGTCTTTGTGTATTTTGGGATTTCAACCTCCAAAATGAgggtaaaataaatgatttatttggcCACTGTTAAAGCATTAAAACAGTCCCATACGAGGCTGTACGTATAGACTTACAAAATTCATATAATATCCATTTGTCTCCATTAGATAGCACAGGGGGCTGGAACAGTGAAGGCTGCGAGGTCAGTCCGGAGTCCAACAGCAACAGGACCGTCTGCTTGTGTAATCACCTCACACACTTTGGCATTCTAATGGTGAGATTTGTGGGATTGGCAACAAAATGGCCCAACAGAGCGGTTTCATGTACTAAGCCAATATGGCAGACTGAAGCAATGTTGATGCGTTGGATATGTCATCTAGAGTGGCTAACCATCCCTGAAACAGACAGGACCAGATAGTTGGCAAATAGTAAATTAAGAGGCTTCGCTGTAATGTGGAACTGAAGCTATCAAGACTTTGCACGCTTATATTATTAGGTGCAATTTGTTCATGTTGCACCAGTGAGTCATTTAAATGTAGCATTATGCAAAAGAGTTCAGTGGCATTGTAGAAATTATTTATTCACAGGAACAATATAACaacaaataatagaataaaacagcTTTTCAACTATTATTACATTTCTTTGTGTAGCATTTGTTTAATGAGGAAATGCACCCTTATCTATGGACTGGTTTTTTCATATTTCAAGAATTGCCACTGATAACTAAAAACTaatgtgactctggcatctcTGATCTGTGTTATAATTGATTCACCTTACTTGCTCTTCTTTAGGACATCTCTGGAGCTTCTGCACAGATAGATGAGAAGAACAACAGGGTTCTCACTTTCATTACCTACATTGGCTGTGGCATTTCAGCCATTTTTTCTGCAGCAACACTTCTCACGTACATCGCTTTTGAGTGAGTGCCCTTCAGCATCTGACTAGAAAAGTTGCTTTGCTTCGATCTTTGCTTCGATCTATGCCTCTTCgtgaaaaaaagtttgaaaaaaaatggaaaaaagttaCAGCTAGTTACATTTTCTTACCcacattttttaaagtgttttaatgatatattgtgaaataatacaaCTATTAAATTGTAACTAATAAAGGACAtattaaattgatcgaaagtaaaaaaaaaaaaaaatgttcttttgaagttGTATTCCTAAAAAATAGTTGCAtgatttccaaaaaaaattaatcagcacaattattttcagctttgataataataataagaataagaactGTTTCTACattgtcaaatttaatttattattggtATAACAAAGCTAAACTTTCATCAGTTTCAGTATCACACAATACTTgataaatcattctaaaatgctgatttggtggtcaagaaaatgtattttaaattgctgtttaactgtatttttgaacagtTAAATGCAGCCTCGTTGAGtattttgtttggtgtttttttttttaacttggaaGAAAATTGGAAAAATCACAAACTTGGAAATTGTAGTGTAAATGACTAAAGGTGCATTGGAATTGGAAAGTCTCATTGTTTTCATTGATATAAATCTATAGGAAGCTGCGGCGGGACTATCCCTCTAAGATCCTGATGAATCTCAGCACATCATTGCTCTTTCTCAACATGGTGTTTCTTCTGGATGGCTGGTTGGCCTCATACGAGATTGAGGGATTGTGTGTGACGGTGgctgtttttctgcactttttCCTTCTCACTTCCTTCACATGGATGGGCTTAGAGTCCATCCACATGTACATTGCCTTGGTCAAGGTCTTCAACACCTACATACGGCGATACATCCTCAAGTTTTGCCTCGTTGGATGGGGTAAGTGCTACATTAATTAGTTTTTCCCTTTGGTAGTTGTTGgccatttattttttgtattcagtgTTCAATATACTGTAAGACCACTCTTAAAGAAGTGTTGAACATAACAGTAAGAAGATCTGACTGCATTTTCAGGTGTCCCTGCTTCAATTGTTGGCATTGTGTTGGCTGTGGGCAAAAATTCTTATGGAAAAAACTATTATGGAAAAGGAGAGACTGGACAGGGCACCGAATTGTAAGTTGGTCGAAGAAATTCAAACTGATCATTATTTGACATCTGTGAAAGAAGTAGCCTGGTTCAATTCCTTATTCTGTTGGTTTTCCTGCTCTTTCCTTCTGTAGCTGTTGGATTCGTAGTCCGGTTGTATTCTACGTGACATGCGTGGGctacttttccatgatattcctGATGAATGTTGCCATGTTCATCGTGGTCATGATCCAAATCTGCGGTCGTAACGGCAAACGGAGCAATCGAACACTTCGAGAGGAGATCCTACGTAACCTGCGTAGTGTGGTCAGCCTGACTTTCTTGCTGGGAATGACCTGGGGCTTTGCTTTTTTCGCCTGGGGTCCAGTCAGCTTGGCCTTCATGTACCTCTTCTCCATTTTCAACTCCCTACAGGGTtggtttttgtcatttatattttaattatcctGTACATTTAAAGACTCCATGGAATCatatgatggtggtgatgatatCTTTCATGTTATTTGTTTCCTATTTTTACATTAAGTATTGTACCTTCTTAAATACTTATCTGTCAAGGGTAAATCCCAATTTTACCTTAAGAGTTAATCATTGAAAAGCTGCTTGTAGCACCAGACTTTGCCGAAACCCgggtagagctgaagatctttgcccggtTCGGTCGGGtttgggcttaatttatatcatcttacgcgggctcgggccagGCTTGGGCTTgtgctccggtttgcgaggtgaACGAGCGGTAATGTGATGTGTTTTTCGATTAGCGtgagaaaaatgtgaaaatagatgctgagtaggtgaaacagaggcttgcctctggtgattacgttttggttgcaccagaaactaaagcaaagtctgaggtgtggaaaagttttgaccatgtttataatgaaaataatgagtgaataatgacgcaccatcagtgaacACAGGAatgcgctgaagacatctacagtggattcattaattttcctccacaaaaacatgtagacctagactaatctctgtgagtaaaggtttttcaaatgataaatattaatcgagtcttaaatgcataatgtggacagagtatatacgctaatgttggcattattcttttattaaatgtcagctgctagtggggAAGCAAATCCGGCgaagcctttatcttaatttcgttattgccaaatacccatcttaataaaaaaattatcttaatttaatttgtaaaaaaaaaaactagtttttatTGGTGTGTTGATCTATTTTATAGCCTATGCTTTTTTAGAGTtgtgagatgttacgatgttacagaggacttattttatttctttattccaatttccaagtggtctagtctacgttagttatgaataaattatgttaaaacatgtataaatgactcatacttgacaaaaggcaaagagctgtgtgtgcgcacacatttgaataatgtcgggctgtaaacgggttcgggcttttaaaaagctgtcaatcaaaatttacttgtcaggctcgggccgaaacctgtcgggctcgggtcctgtcgggcctaacttttgaGGCCAGATTACAGCTCTAAACCCGcaatcgaaccagggacctttaacgCTATTTCGGCCAGTGTAGGGGGTCTGGTTTGTAATTGTGTAGTTGTGTATGCGATTTGATATTGTTGATTGCTtgttaaacatgaaatataaccACTCATTTAAAATGTGGGTTTGTAATCAGGAAAGATTAAGgagtgtaattattattttttttttccaacaggaTTATTCATATTTGTGTTCCACTGTGCTCTGAAAGAAAATGTACAGAATCAATGGAGGAGGTACTTGTGCTGTGGAAAGTTCCGCTCGGCAGATAACTCAGGTAAATTTAGTCTGTATTATTactgatattttgaatgaattatgtTTTTGGGGGATTTTTTGGTCATCTACCATGTGTCAGGAAACAATACAGAAGAAGAATCATATATTCAGTCACATTCCATGAAGTAATGCCTAACATGATGTAGCCTAAATCAGTTGTTTGAATGCTGGAGCACTGTACAGTATACTTCTCCTTTTGCACATTGCATTTGTGCttatacttttttcattttttgccatattttttatatcatttatttttcataggtaTATTGGATTGTGCTGTGATTACATCTTTAGGTGCTGAATTCTTGGGACTTTTGTTGCACTCAAAATGTGTGTTTCAGTAAAGCCCAGCTCTAGAGACTTTTATGCCCCAAGTATCACTGAACTATTCTTAATAAAATGTAGGACCATAAAATGCCTTAGCTGGTCTTTACTTACAGTTAAATCTGATAAAATGAAATGTGTAGTAGCTTATTTTTCGAATGCCCGTCCCGTACAACTTTCCTTTAGAAAGTTGTCTGTCCTGAATTTAAGATGGAATTGCATTATATTATCTGAACTTCCTGggtttgttttgttctgtataTTTATGCATGGGATTCACCTGTAATTGGTATGAATAACATTTAACCATATTTTGCAGACTGGAGCAAAACTGCCACTAATAATACCAAGAAAGTGAGTTCCGATAACCTGGGAAAATCCCTCTCCTCCAGTTCATTTGGCTCCACTACAGCCAACTGGACGTCTAAAGCCAAAGCCACACTAAACCCCTTTGCCAGGCACAGTAATACAGGTAAACAAAAAAGTAATGATGTGGATTGTATTGGCCACAGTTGTTGGTTTACATTAACCCTTTGATGCATAAACTATTACATTAAAACAAGGGTAAAAGCACAAGAACTGTCAATATATAAGTGAAATCTGTCACTTTTTAAAACTAATAACCTACAAAAATATGGTTTCAGAATTAATAAATAGATCAACTGAATCCAAATATGCTCTTAATAATACTATGTATCCAGTATGatagacaaaaatatatttattattacataaattTTACTGTGCACCATTGAAGAATTAGATTGATTTTTATAGTTTAATACTAAtagaaaatattgtaatattatttcagaatATTGCTTCACcgttttttaattcagttaaaataaatgcagtcttggtatgCATAAGAGTTTCTTTTGAAATTCATCTTACCAACCCCGAACGTTTGATCAGTAGTGTAAACGAATGATTAAAAATAGCCTTTAAAAATTTGTCCACTTTAACAAACATCATGCATCAAAGGGTTAGGATTAAAACTGCTATTTGATACCAAAAATAGAGCTTCGTTAGCATGTTCTGAGTAAGGTTTTGCTTTGATGTGTAATGCTTGACTATTTTTAGTAAGGATATGGCCTTTCATGCCTTGTGTTATTTTGTGCACTGCTAAACTGTGTTACTATTTGTGTGACTGTACTTCGGGACTCAGTGGTGCTCTGTGTCTGTATTTATGTTTGTGGTATAGACAGTACCCTGCAATAATGCCATGGAGAGACATCCTGAGGTAAAACACGCAAACCAGCTTGAGTTCACACTGCTTTCCTCTGTTCATGTGATCAGCTTCCCCTTTTGGGATAGACTGAAATCAATCCAGCGGCCCTAGATGTAATAACTAGTCTAACTCACTCTTAACGCATAAATGCCTCTATTTGGCCCTTAATATGACATTACCTTTTTGGAAAAAATTGGTATCTGTTGTGATGTTTCATGGTGGAATAGTTGCCTGTTGGATTGAATCCAAGTTGTGGAGTGACATTCTAGAACTAGAAAACACACTGCTGCTGGTTGTCATTGTCAATtaaattatagcaaaaaaaaGTTGCTAGCACAATGGTGTAATACTAGGAAACACCTCAACccgaataaatatttataaataggtTATAGACTTAACTCTCAGCCAGTCTTTTAGTAGACATTGACAAGCTTTAGTGTCTTTTAGGAGTTCTGAATGTCATTTGCACTCTGTTTGAGACTAATGTTTCTCATGGTGGGCTGTTTTTATTTGTcttctttgttttgttcttttttcgtTTGGCAGTGTTAATGTTCCCACAGGAGAAAATACCCAGCTTGCACTGCTGACACTAAAATGTGTAAAACCATACACAGTAAATACTTCATCCCCTACGTGCTGGCCATGCAGAGGATAGATTATTTGCACTTGACACTAATAATGCACTTAACATCAGAGATGCTGTCATGCACAGCAGATGTGTCATTGTGAAATACTTAGACATTTAGGAGTAGTAGACTTATGTTTGCATATATGCTGAGATTAAGGGAATACTGTGCTGTTAGTTACACTGAATAGAGCAAAATTCCATAATTTATCTAAAAAAGGCAAAAGTTCACATAGTATAGCAAactctattttgtatttttattgtgattttattaaatccaaaataaacgtttttgtttacaaatgATATGTTTTTGTACtgcgtatatttattatgtatatataaattcacatacATGCATGTATCTACTGTACTTaagataaatatgtttatatattaagtatatatgtatatatatatttatattatatatatataaatgaatgataatatgTACATGTGAATACAtgtaacaattttttaaatgcatactatatgtgtgtgtatttatatatacataatatatacacatattacaCATAAATATTATGGAAACAAAACGTTTATTTTGAATTGTACATTTAATTAACAGTACAATTAattgatattgatttttttatagtgaaagtaattaaattaatcataGTATATTAAAGAATTTAgaatttttcacttttttctatttttaataggcaaattaatgttttttgttgttgttgattttttaaatgtctattttttttgtcattattacgGTACACattatgtattgtgaaaaaagttGCTATTATATTGACAccctttgtttttattagtttatcctgtttttccatttaataaagacatttatttaatttaaataatgcataattttttactttttttactgttttgttatgaattgatttttatgtattaattaatttttgacttcattcatttatttatacatttttgacttCATTTGACTGATTTTACACAATACGTGTATTGTGAAagaatatataaaagaaaaaattgcTATGTAAATGACCTCGTCATCAAATAATGACTTTTATAGCATGGAACGTGGGAGTATAAGTCTGGGTTGAAATGCCAAGTGTTCTCCCATTTTTTTGTGGTATTCTACTGTTTAGCAGCTTTCTGAAACCTCATAATAGAGCATAATACTGTGTTAAATTTATTGCAcattaaaaagcaataaataaaatagtgcTATAGAAAGGGACTGAAGGTGCATGTGTGCATTGGAATGTTTTGCCTAAGAATGCACAAAGGCATGGAAATTCAACAGAATGGCATGAACAAATAATGACTCACCCCTTATATAGTTGAATGGATTGGAAACTAATATGATCAAACTATCAAAGCATTGACAAAACAGTCCTGTTTCTTGTGAAGCAGcctaaaaaaatagtttaaaattggGTGCCATTTGTCATCATCACCTTGTATGCAAGTGTATAGATACTTTGACATCAATACTTCTAAGTATATTCCCTCAGTCCTTCAATCAACCTCTGTGGCATATTTGCAGGTAAAAGTTTCTCCAATCAGAGCAGTCCCAAATGCAACCCTTCCGACGGAGAGGCTTCCTCGTCCATCCTCCCTGTCCACCAGGTCCTGGACAAGGTAAAGGGTTACTGCTCCGTGCGCTCAGACAACTTCTACAAAAACATTATGATGTCAGACAGCTTTAGCAACAGCACTAAATTCTAGTGAGAGGAGGCTGAGACAGAGCCCTGTTCTGCCCCACAGACTTACCTTGTGTGTAAAGACTATGCTACATATTGAGTTAATAACCCTTCAAGCCCTTCCACCCTCCCCGACTGGAGTAGAGAAACGCATAACCCTGTAGAGAGGGCAAGCTATGAAAGTGTGGATTTGACATACTGTGATATTCAGCTTATACTGACTATGTGATCtgtaaatattcataatatattttactatttgtGCTTTTTCTAATTTCGGTTTTGCATACTTTTTTGCACATTactttggtttttgtttttgtatatataaatgcataaaggCTTGctgcagcagaaaaaaaatgggACCAATTTACGGTACATCCAAAGACTGACTGGCAAACATGAGGAGTACTAGTTAGTTTCTCACTTCGGGACTGAAAGAACAAGTACGGTTGGAGCTTGAATTTTCATACTTGTGAATTTCACCTTGATTTAGCTTTCTTTACCTTACGtttattttcaatgtaaattaGTGAACCTTTAATACTTCTGTTTTGCCATTATTTAAATGCTctctattttagttttagtcacatgaTCTACTACTGATTAACTTgttacagaaaatgttttttttttttttacaatgtgttcATTGTTCAAGTGTTTCAGTGTATGCAGTTTCATAAAACTGCTCTAATAGAAGGACAGGACATCGAGATCAGTCCTTTGCTATTTGACGATAGAAAGGAAAACAACAGCTACAGTATACACCAAATCTAACACATTCAGATCTTCTTTGCTGTAGTTTAATGACTGTTTTGACttggtatttattttaaatgcttttaagagATTTCTTTGCTTCATTGAAGAAAATGTCAGGAGAGGGAATGCTTACCGAGGGCTTCTCAGTTTGCTCTGGTCATCAGTGTAGATCATCATTGTATAGCGGTTATGGATGCTTTATGAAAATGTGACATCCTGCATATTAAATGCACTT encodes the following:
- the adgrg6 gene encoding adhesion G-protein coupled receptor G6 isoform X9, whose protein sequence is MISFVSGRWWRWRFQKALPVFLLLLCFSTTVAQSCQSSVSCNVVLTDSQGSFTSPCYPNDYPPSQSCKWTIQAPTGFIVQITFLDFELEEASGCIYDRIDIKTGTSDTNFCGLTPNGLTLNSSGNVMEISFTSDFSVQKKGFHISYKQVAVALRNQKVTMPKSSKNVVRVANSVFIPVLTAFTVCFEISRTSQKSTETIFTMSDADGTSILAFQKKERGMELFIDGSYCSVNDLFTSSDITSSMTPICLTWTKATGLVAVYSGGIYQTKICAASQVCTLPSGGILELAGKGSSSVSVDDQNLDGFMYNFRLWDYAMPKSELSVLTCDVEGNVIDWDHRFWTMPGSYMQTDSTLSCSTDIATLSPGTTGCASSGLGCPATLTVTTASFATTNIIPTNAETHALTTTLSYTSTSSMPLTTTSALLTSTTSAKTTTTTTAPTTSPLIQSNPPPINPAAATNSTLSNRKTIEDIFYRISLVVIDEQANTADRDAKTMISQWLNQTFQNWIYRVYVDSVSLQPSTVLSRATDIRQTYMALLVYKNTTDVSLAEAEIEDILRSAPAIGNGLILDGVTVNLMENCQAEEFPFHYRWPESRPTVTQYVPCFPYKEQNASRTCMISQYNYTSYWTLPDRGNCTNITSISVSQENAMEVAVQLADISNNELSNEEVTQVVFKVNELVNVAKINATLASTVVTIISNVMISSKAAQKESSDTALRAVDKMVQKIEFDGPLLTISSKNLAVGVSALNISNFNGTTFSAFIATNTTEPQIDFESEAQNALAVVTLPPTLLQNLSNSLKVSRINFMFFSKTGLFQDQQSNGMSLNSYVVASSVGNFTIKNLQDPVRIEIAHLEYQRDPKRLCVFWDFNLQNEDSTGGWNSEGCEVSPESNSNRTVCLCNHLTHFGILMDISGASAQIDEKNNRVLTFITYIGCGISAIFSAATLLTYIAFEKLRRDYPSKILMNLSTSLLFLNMVFLLDGWLASYEIEGLCVTVAVFLHFFLLTSFTWMGLESIHMYIALVKVFNTYIRRYILKFCLVGWGVPASIVGIVLAVGKNSYGKNYYGKGETGQGTEFCWIRSPVVFYVTCVGYFSMIFLMNVAMFIVVMIQICGRNGKRSNRTLREEILRNLRSVVSLTFLLGMTWGFAFFAWGPVSLAFMYLFSIFNSLQGLFIFVFHCALKENVQNQWRRYLCCGKFRSADNSDWSKTATNNTKKVSSDNLGKSLSSSSFGSTTANWTSKAKATLNPFARHSNTGKSFSNQSSPKCNPSDGEASSSILPVHQVLDKVKGYCSVRSDNFYKNIMMSDSFSNSTKF
- the adgrg6 gene encoding adhesion G-protein coupled receptor G6 isoform X4, with protein sequence MISFVSGRWWRWRFQKALPVFLLLLCFSTTVAQSCQSSVSCNVVLTDSQGSFTSPCYPNDYPPSQSCKWTIQAPTGFIVQITFLDFELEEASGCIYDRIDIKTGTSDTNFCGLTPNGLTLNSSGNVMEISFTSDFSVQKKGFHISYKQVAVALRNQKVTMPKSSKNVVRVANSVFIPVLTAFTVCFEISRTSQKSTETIFTMSDADGTSILAFQKKERGMELFIDGSYCSVNDLFTSSDITSSMTPICLTWTKATGLVAVYSGGIYQTKICAASQVCTLPSGGILELAGKGSSSVSVDDQNLDGFMYNFRLWDYAMPKSELSVLTCDVEGNVIDWDHRFWTMPGSYMQTDSTLSCICYPNCIHLTASTSGTDIATLSPGTTGCASSGLGCPALLTSTTSAKTTTTTTAPTTSPLIQSNPPPINPAAATNSTLSNRKTIEDIFYRISLVVIDEQANTADRDAKTMISQWLNQTFQNWIYRVYVDSVSLQPSTVLSRATDIRQTYMALLVYKNTTDVSLAEAEIEDILRSAPAIGNGLILDGVTVNLMENCQAEEFPFHYRWPESRPTVTQYVPCFPYKEQNASRTCMISQYNYTSYWTLPDRGNCTNITSISVSQENAMEVAVQLADISNNELSNEEVTQVVFKVNELVNVAKINATLASTVVTIISNVMISSKAAQKESSDTALRAVDKMVQKIEFDGPLLTISSKNLAVGVSALNISNFNGTTFSAFIATNTTEPQIDFESEAQNALAVVTLPPTLLQNLSNSLKVSRINFMFFSKTGLFQHFGSFMDQQSNGMSLNSYVVASSVGNFTIKNLQDPVRIEIAHLEYQRDPKRLCVFWDFNLQNEDSTGGWNSEGCEVSPESNSNRTVCLCNHLTHFGILMDISGASAQIDEKNNRVLTFITYIGCGISAIFSAATLLTYIAFEKLRRDYPSKILMNLSTSLLFLNMVFLLDGWLASYEIEGLCVTVAVFLHFFLLTSFTWMGLESIHMYIALVKVFNTYIRRYILKFCLVGWGVPASIVGIVLAVGKNSYGKNYYGKGETGQGTEFCWIRSPVVFYVTCVGYFSMIFLMNVAMFIVVMIQICGRNGKRSNRTLREEILRNLRSVVSLTFLLGMTWGFAFFAWGPVSLAFMYLFSIFNSLQGLFIFVFHCALKENVQNQWRRYLCCGKFRSADNSDWSKTATNNTKKVSSDNLGKSLSSSSFGSTTANWTSKAKATLNPFARHSNTGKSFSNQSSPKCNPSDGEASSSILPVHQVLDKVKGYCSVRSDNFYKNIMMSDSFSNSTKF